One stretch of Salmo trutta chromosome 7, fSalTru1.1, whole genome shotgun sequence DNA includes these proteins:
- the LOC115197651 gene encoding cyclin-dependent kinase 17 isoform X1 — MEKMKRFRRRLSQTLRGSQTIDESLSELSEQMTIEENGIKDSSEGTMVHNGHGLPPSAHSVHSFLHQYTSSFKKPPLRRPQSVIGGGGLGSFMAVQRNGSRLDIVHENMKMGSDGESDQASGTSSDEVQSPTGVCLRNRGNRRISAEDLNKRLSLPADIRIPDGYLEKLQLTSPSFDQPLSRRSRRASLSEIGFGKLETYIKLDKLGEGTYATVFKGRSKLTDNLVALKEIRLEHEEGAPCTAIREVSLLKDLKHANIVTLHDIIHTDKSLTLVFEYLDKDLKQYMDDCGNILSMQNVKIFLFQILRGLSYCHRRKVLHRDLKPQNLLINERGELKLADFGLARAKSVPTKTYSNEVVTLWYRPPDVLLGSSEYSTQIDMWGVGCIFYEMAAGRPLFPGSTVEDELHLIFRLLGTPSENSWPGISSMEEFKSYKFPKYKTQPLINHAPRLDTDGIELLLSFLKYESKQRISADESMRQPYFRNLGTHAHTLPESISIFTLKEVQLQRDPGYRNSNYPESGNGKNRRQSMLF; from the exons ATGGAGAAGATGAAGAGGTTTAGGAGGAGGCTGTCCCAGACTCTGAGAGGGAGTCAGACCATCGATGAGTCTCTGTCTGAACTGTCTGAACAGATGACTATAGAGGAGAACGGCATCAAGGACAGcagtgagg GGACCATGGTGCATAACGGTCACGGGCTTCCCCCCTCGGCCCACAGTGTTCACTCCTTCCTGCACCAGTACACTAGTTCCTTCAAGAAGCCCCCTCTGCGGAGACCCCAGAGCGTCATAGGTGGAGGAGGGCTAGGGTCTTTCATGGCCGTGCAACGCAATGGCAGCCGCCttg ACATTGTCCATGAGAATATGAAGATGGGTTCTGATGGAGAGAGTGACCAGGCATCAGGGACCAGCTCAGACGAGGTTCAGTCCCCCACAGGGGTGTGTCTGAGGAACAGGGGCAACCGACGCATCTCTGCAGAG gacctGAACAAGCGTCTGTCTTTACCTGCTGACATCCGTATTCCAGATGGTTACCTGGAGAAACTACAGCTCACCAGCCCCTCCTTCGACCAGCCACTCAGCCGCCGCTCCCGAAGAGCAtcattg TCTGAAATTGGATTCGGCAAGCTTGAGACATACATCAAACTGGACAAGttaggagag gggACGTATGCTACAGTGTTTAAAGGAAGGAGTAAACTGACAGACAATCTGGTGGCTCTGAAGGAGATCAGACTGGAGCACGAGGAGGGAGCACCTTGCACTGCTATCAGAGAGGTGTCCTTACTGAAGGACCTGAAACACGCCAACATAGTGACGCTGCACGACATCATCCACACAGACAAGTCCCTGACGCTGGTCTTCGAGTACCTG GACAAGGACCTGAAGCAGTACATGGACGACTGCGGGAACATCCTGAGCATGCAGAACGTCAAG aTCTTCTTGTTTCAGATCCTGCGAGGTTTGTCCTACTGTCACAGACGGAAGGTTTTACACAGAGATCTGAAGCCTCAGAACCTGCTCATCAACGAACGAGGAGAACTCAAACTGGCCGACTTCG GTCTGGCCCGGGCCAAGTCAGTCCCCACTAAGACGTACTCCAATGAGGTGGTGACACTCTGGTACCGACCTCCTGACGTCCTACTGGGATCCTCGGAGTACTCCACACAGATAGACATGTG GGGTGTGGGCTGTATATTTTATGAGATGGCTGCAGGGAGGCCTCTGTTCCCTGGCTCTACTGTGGAGGACGAACTGCACCTCATCTTCAGACTGCTGG GAACACCCTCAGAGAACAGCTGGCCTGGCATCTCCTCCATGGAGGAGTTCAAGTCCTACAAGTTCCCCAAGTACAAGACACAGCCCCTCATCAACCATGCTCCCAG GTTGGATACTGATGGCATTGAACTGCTGCTGTCATTTCTCAAA TACGAGTCCAAGCAGAGGATCTCTGCAGATGAGTCGATGAGACAGCCCTACTTCAGGAACCTggggacacacgcacacacactgccagAGA
- the LOC115197651 gene encoding cyclin-dependent kinase 17 isoform X2: protein MEKMKRFRRRLSQTLRGSQTIDESLSELSEQMTIEENGIKDSSEGTMVHNGHGLPPSAHSVHSFLHQYTSSFKKPPLRRPQSVIGGGGLGSFMAVQRNGSRLDIVHENMKMGSDGESDQASGTSSDEVQSPTGVCLRNRGNRRISAEDLNKRLSLPADIRIPDGYLEKLQLTSPSFDQPLSRRSRRASLSEIGFGKLETYIKLDKLGEGTYATVFKGRSKLTDNLVALKEIRLEHEEGAPCTAIREVSLLKDLKHANIVTLHDIIHTDKSLTLVFEYLDKDLKQYMDDCGNILSMQNVKIFLFQILRGLSYCHRRKVLHRDLKPQNLLINERGELKLADFGLARAKSVPTKTYSNEVVTLWYRPPDVLLGSSEYSTQIDMWGVGCIFYEMAAGRPLFPGSTVEDELHLIFRLLGTPSENSWPGISSMEEFKSYKFPKYKTQPLINHAPRLDTDGIELLLSFLKYESKQRISADESMRQPYFRNLGTHAHTLPESISIFTLKEVQLQRDPGYRNSNYPESGNGKNRRQSMLF from the exons ATGGAGAAGATGAAGAGGTTTAGGAGGAGGCTGTCCCAGACTCTGAGAGGGAGTCAGACCATCGATGAGTCTCTGTCTGAACTGTCTGAACAGATGACTATAGAGGAGAACGGCATCAAGGACAGcagtgagg GGACCATGGTGCATAACGGTCACGGGCTTCCCCCCTCGGCCCACAGTGTTCACTCCTTCCTGCACCAGTACACTAGTTCCTTCAAGAAGCCCCCTCTGCGGAGACCCCAGAGCGTCATAGGTGGAGGAGGGCTAGGGTCTTTCATGGCCGTGCAACGCAATGGCAGCCGCCttg ACATTGTCCATGAGAATATGAAGATGGGTTCTGATGGAGAGAGTGACCAGGCATCAGGGACCAGCTCAGACGAGGTTCAGTCCCCCACAGGGGTGTGTCTGAGGAACAGGGGCAACCGACGCATCTCTGCAGAG gacctGAACAAGCGTCTGTCTTTACCTGCTGACATCCGTATTCCAGATGGTTACCTGGAGAAACTACAGCTCACCAGCCCCTCCTTCGACCAGCCACTCAGCCGCCGCTCCCGAAGAGCAtcattg TCTGAAATTGGATTCGGCAAGCTTGAGACATACATCAAACTGGACAAGttaggagag gggACGTATGCTACAGTGTTTAAAGGAAGGAGTAAACTGACAGACAATCTGGTGGCTCTGAAGGAGATCAGACTGGAGCACGAGGAGGGAGCACCTTGCACTGCTATCAGAGAGGTGTCCTTACTGAAGGACCTGAAACACGCCAACATAGTGACGCTGCACGACATCATCCACACAGACAAGTCCCTGACGCTGGTCTTCGAGTACCTG GACAAGGACCTGAAGCAGTACATGGACGACTGCGGGAACATCCTGAGCATGCAGAACGTCAAG aTCTTCTTGTTTCAGATCCTGCGAGGTTTGTCCTACTGTCACAGACGGAAGGTTTTACACAGAGATCTGAAGCCTCAGAACCTGCTCATCAACGAACGAGGAGAACTCAAACTGGCCGACTTCG GTCTGGCCCGGGCCAAGTCAGTCCCCACTAAGACGTACTCCAATGAGGTGGTGACACTCTGGTACCGACCTCCTGACGTCCTACTGGGATCCTCGGAGTACTCCACACAGATAGACATGTG GGGTGTGGGCTGTATATTTTATGAGATGGCTGCAGGGAGGCCTCTGTTCCCTGGCTCTACTGTGGAGGACGAACTGCACCTCATCTTCAGACTGCTGG GAACACCCTCAGAGAACAGCTGGCCTGGCATCTCCTCCATGGAGGAGTTCAAGTCCTACAAGTTCCCCAAGTACAAGACACAGCCCCTCATCAACCATGCTCCCAG GTTGGATACTGATGGCATTGAACTGCTGCTGTCATTTCTCAAA TACGAGTCCAAGCAGAGGATCTCTGCAGATGAGTCGATGAGACAGCCCTACTTCAGGAACCTggggacacacgc
- the LOC115197651 gene encoding cyclin-dependent kinase 17 isoform X3, whose protein sequence is MEKMKRFRRRLSQTLRGSQTIDESLSELSEQMTIEENGIKDSSEGTMVHNGHGLPPSAHSVHSFLHQYTSSFKKPPLRRPQSVIGGGGLGSFMAVQRNGSRLDIVHENMKMGSDGESDQASGTSSDEVQSPTGVCLRNRGNRRISAEDLNKRLSLPADIRIPDGYLEKLQLTSPSFDQPLSRRSRRASLSEIGFGKLETYIKLDKLGEGTYATVFKGRSKLTDNLVALKEIRLEHEEGAPCTAIREVSLLKDLKHANIVTLHDIIHTDKSLTLVFEYLDKDLKQYMDDCGNILSMQNVKIFLFQILRGLSYCHRRKVLHRDLKPQNLLINERGELKLADFGLARAKSVPTKTYSNEVVTLWYRPPDVLLGSSEYSTQIDMWGVGCIFYEMAAGRPLFPGSTVEDELHLIFRLLGTPSENSWPGISSMEEFKSYKFPKYKTQPLINHAPRLDTDGIELLLSFLKYESKQRISADESMRQPYFRNLGTHAHTLPESISIFTLKEVQLQRDPGYRNSNYPESG, encoded by the exons ATGGAGAAGATGAAGAGGTTTAGGAGGAGGCTGTCCCAGACTCTGAGAGGGAGTCAGACCATCGATGAGTCTCTGTCTGAACTGTCTGAACAGATGACTATAGAGGAGAACGGCATCAAGGACAGcagtgagg GGACCATGGTGCATAACGGTCACGGGCTTCCCCCCTCGGCCCACAGTGTTCACTCCTTCCTGCACCAGTACACTAGTTCCTTCAAGAAGCCCCCTCTGCGGAGACCCCAGAGCGTCATAGGTGGAGGAGGGCTAGGGTCTTTCATGGCCGTGCAACGCAATGGCAGCCGCCttg ACATTGTCCATGAGAATATGAAGATGGGTTCTGATGGAGAGAGTGACCAGGCATCAGGGACCAGCTCAGACGAGGTTCAGTCCCCCACAGGGGTGTGTCTGAGGAACAGGGGCAACCGACGCATCTCTGCAGAG gacctGAACAAGCGTCTGTCTTTACCTGCTGACATCCGTATTCCAGATGGTTACCTGGAGAAACTACAGCTCACCAGCCCCTCCTTCGACCAGCCACTCAGCCGCCGCTCCCGAAGAGCAtcattg TCTGAAATTGGATTCGGCAAGCTTGAGACATACATCAAACTGGACAAGttaggagag gggACGTATGCTACAGTGTTTAAAGGAAGGAGTAAACTGACAGACAATCTGGTGGCTCTGAAGGAGATCAGACTGGAGCACGAGGAGGGAGCACCTTGCACTGCTATCAGAGAGGTGTCCTTACTGAAGGACCTGAAACACGCCAACATAGTGACGCTGCACGACATCATCCACACAGACAAGTCCCTGACGCTGGTCTTCGAGTACCTG GACAAGGACCTGAAGCAGTACATGGACGACTGCGGGAACATCCTGAGCATGCAGAACGTCAAG aTCTTCTTGTTTCAGATCCTGCGAGGTTTGTCCTACTGTCACAGACGGAAGGTTTTACACAGAGATCTGAAGCCTCAGAACCTGCTCATCAACGAACGAGGAGAACTCAAACTGGCCGACTTCG GTCTGGCCCGGGCCAAGTCAGTCCCCACTAAGACGTACTCCAATGAGGTGGTGACACTCTGGTACCGACCTCCTGACGTCCTACTGGGATCCTCGGAGTACTCCACACAGATAGACATGTG GGGTGTGGGCTGTATATTTTATGAGATGGCTGCAGGGAGGCCTCTGTTCCCTGGCTCTACTGTGGAGGACGAACTGCACCTCATCTTCAGACTGCTGG GAACACCCTCAGAGAACAGCTGGCCTGGCATCTCCTCCATGGAGGAGTTCAAGTCCTACAAGTTCCCCAAGTACAAGACACAGCCCCTCATCAACCATGCTCCCAG GTTGGATACTGATGGCATTGAACTGCTGCTGTCATTTCTCAAA TACGAGTCCAAGCAGAGGATCTCTGCAGATGAGTCGATGAGACAGCCCTACTTCAGGAACCTggggacacacgcacacacactgccagAGA
- the LOC115197651 gene encoding cyclin-dependent kinase 17 isoform X4 has protein sequence MEKMKRFRRRLSQTLRGSQTIDESLSELSEQMTIEENGIKDSSEGTMVHNGHGLPPSAHSVHSFLHQYTSSFKKPPLRRPQSVIGGGGLGSFMAVQRNGSRLDIVHENMKMGSDGESDQASGTSSDEVQSPTGVCLRNRGNRRISAEDLNKRLSLPADIRIPDGYLEKLQLTSPSFDQPLSRRSRRASLGTYATVFKGRSKLTDNLVALKEIRLEHEEGAPCTAIREVSLLKDLKHANIVTLHDIIHTDKSLTLVFEYLDKDLKQYMDDCGNILSMQNVKIFLFQILRGLSYCHRRKVLHRDLKPQNLLINERGELKLADFGLARAKSVPTKTYSNEVVTLWYRPPDVLLGSSEYSTQIDMWGVGCIFYEMAAGRPLFPGSTVEDELHLIFRLLGTPSENSWPGISSMEEFKSYKFPKYKTQPLINHAPRLDTDGIELLLSFLKYESKQRISADESMRQPYFRNLGTHAHTLPESISIFTLKEVQLQRDPGYRNSNYPESGNGKNRRQSMLF, from the exons ATGGAGAAGATGAAGAGGTTTAGGAGGAGGCTGTCCCAGACTCTGAGAGGGAGTCAGACCATCGATGAGTCTCTGTCTGAACTGTCTGAACAGATGACTATAGAGGAGAACGGCATCAAGGACAGcagtgagg GGACCATGGTGCATAACGGTCACGGGCTTCCCCCCTCGGCCCACAGTGTTCACTCCTTCCTGCACCAGTACACTAGTTCCTTCAAGAAGCCCCCTCTGCGGAGACCCCAGAGCGTCATAGGTGGAGGAGGGCTAGGGTCTTTCATGGCCGTGCAACGCAATGGCAGCCGCCttg ACATTGTCCATGAGAATATGAAGATGGGTTCTGATGGAGAGAGTGACCAGGCATCAGGGACCAGCTCAGACGAGGTTCAGTCCCCCACAGGGGTGTGTCTGAGGAACAGGGGCAACCGACGCATCTCTGCAGAG gacctGAACAAGCGTCTGTCTTTACCTGCTGACATCCGTATTCCAGATGGTTACCTGGAGAAACTACAGCTCACCAGCCCCTCCTTCGACCAGCCACTCAGCCGCCGCTCCCGAAGAGCAtcattg gggACGTATGCTACAGTGTTTAAAGGAAGGAGTAAACTGACAGACAATCTGGTGGCTCTGAAGGAGATCAGACTGGAGCACGAGGAGGGAGCACCTTGCACTGCTATCAGAGAGGTGTCCTTACTGAAGGACCTGAAACACGCCAACATAGTGACGCTGCACGACATCATCCACACAGACAAGTCCCTGACGCTGGTCTTCGAGTACCTG GACAAGGACCTGAAGCAGTACATGGACGACTGCGGGAACATCCTGAGCATGCAGAACGTCAAG aTCTTCTTGTTTCAGATCCTGCGAGGTTTGTCCTACTGTCACAGACGGAAGGTTTTACACAGAGATCTGAAGCCTCAGAACCTGCTCATCAACGAACGAGGAGAACTCAAACTGGCCGACTTCG GTCTGGCCCGGGCCAAGTCAGTCCCCACTAAGACGTACTCCAATGAGGTGGTGACACTCTGGTACCGACCTCCTGACGTCCTACTGGGATCCTCGGAGTACTCCACACAGATAGACATGTG GGGTGTGGGCTGTATATTTTATGAGATGGCTGCAGGGAGGCCTCTGTTCCCTGGCTCTACTGTGGAGGACGAACTGCACCTCATCTTCAGACTGCTGG GAACACCCTCAGAGAACAGCTGGCCTGGCATCTCCTCCATGGAGGAGTTCAAGTCCTACAAGTTCCCCAAGTACAAGACACAGCCCCTCATCAACCATGCTCCCAG GTTGGATACTGATGGCATTGAACTGCTGCTGTCATTTCTCAAA TACGAGTCCAAGCAGAGGATCTCTGCAGATGAGTCGATGAGACAGCCCTACTTCAGGAACCTggggacacacgcacacacactgccagAGA